From one Branchiostoma floridae strain S238N-H82 chromosome 3, Bfl_VNyyK, whole genome shotgun sequence genomic stretch:
- the LOC118411231 gene encoding acidic leucine-rich nuclear phosphoprotein 32 family member B-like isoform X4: MEKRIELEKRGREPSQIKELNLDNCRSMMIEGLTDEFTNLEALSLINVGLTSLKGFPKLPSLKKLELSDNRIQGGLNLLSGSGKLTHLNLSGNKIKDLETLEPLKDFQTLKNLDLFNCEVTQIENYRENVFNLIPSLKYLDGYDRADKEADDSSVEDEDEDDEDEDEDGENDDLDGEDASEGVLGEEDEDSDDDEDEDDDDDDDDEGDEDDDEDDDGEVEGEEDDEGESGSEVGLEYLYNKDIDWGPGVLQLLQMQQKDEEEEEDFEPGDDDDEEEDEDEDDDEEEGEQQRGEKRKRDDADLGDEDEDD; this comes from the exons ATGGAAAAGCGAATCGAGCTCGAGAAGAGGGGTCGGGAGCCTTCACAG ATCAAAGAGTTGAACCTGGACAACTGCCGGAGTATGATGATCGAAGGTTTGACGGACGAGTTCACCAACTTGGAAGCACTGTCACTCATCAACGTGGGCCTGACCAGTCTGAAGGGGTTCCCCAAATTACCTAGCCTCAAAAAG CTGGAGTTGAGTGACAACAGGATACAGGGCGGCTTGAATCTTCTGTCTGGCTCGGGCAAACTCACACATCTCAACCTTAGCGGAAACAAAATCAAGGACTTGGAAACATTAGAACCATTG AAAGATTTCCAGACCCTGAAGAACCTGGACTTGTTCAACTGTGAGGTCACGCAGATCGAAAACTACAGGGAGAACGTCTTCAACCTCATCCCCAGCCTCAAGTACTTGGACGGCTACGACAGAGCGGACAAGGAGGCGGATGACTCCAGTGTAGAGGATGAGGATGAAGATGACGAGGATGAAGATG AGGATGGAGAGAATGATGACCTCGATGGTGAGGATGCGAGTGAGGGAGTCCTGGGGGAGGAAGATGAGGATTCAG ATGATGacgaagatgaagatgatgacgatgatgatgatgatgagggggatgaggatgatgatgaagatgatgatggcgAGGTGGAGGGAGAAGAGGATGATGAGGGAGAGAGTGGATCGGAGGTGGGGCTCGAATACCTCTACAACAAGGACATAGAC TGGGGGCCGGGAGTTCTGCAACTTCTGCAAATGCAGCAAAAG gatgaagaagaagaggaagacttCGAGCCGGGGGATGATGATGAcgaggaggaggatgaagacgaggatgatgatgaggaggaagGTGAGCAGCAGCGAGGCGAGAAGCGGAAACGCGACGATGCGGACTTGGGGGACGAAGATGAAGATGACTAG
- the LOC118411231 gene encoding acidic leucine-rich nuclear phosphoprotein 32 family member B-like isoform X5 — protein MEKRIELEKRGREPSQIKELNLDNCRSMMIEGLTDEFTNLEALSLINVGLTSLKGFPKLPSLKKLELSDNRIQGGLNLLSGSGKLTHLNLSGNKIKDLETLEPLKDFQTLKNLDLFNCEVTQIENYRENVFNLIPSLKYLDGYDRADKEADDSSVEDEDEDDEDEDEDGENDDLDGEDASEGVLGEEDEDSDEDDDDEEEDAISITDDDEDEDDDDDDDDEGDEDDDEDDDGEVEGEEDDEGESGSEDEEEEEDFEPGDDDDEEEDEDEDDDEEEGEQQRGEKRKRDDADLGDEDEDD, from the exons ATGGAAAAGCGAATCGAGCTCGAGAAGAGGGGTCGGGAGCCTTCACAG ATCAAAGAGTTGAACCTGGACAACTGCCGGAGTATGATGATCGAAGGTTTGACGGACGAGTTCACCAACTTGGAAGCACTGTCACTCATCAACGTGGGCCTGACCAGTCTGAAGGGGTTCCCCAAATTACCTAGCCTCAAAAAG CTGGAGTTGAGTGACAACAGGATACAGGGCGGCTTGAATCTTCTGTCTGGCTCGGGCAAACTCACACATCTCAACCTTAGCGGAAACAAAATCAAGGACTTGGAAACATTAGAACCATTG AAAGATTTCCAGACCCTGAAGAACCTGGACTTGTTCAACTGTGAGGTCACGCAGATCGAAAACTACAGGGAGAACGTCTTCAACCTCATCCCCAGCCTCAAGTACTTGGACGGCTACGACAGAGCGGACAAGGAGGCGGATGACTCCAGTGTAGAGGATGAGGATGAAGATGACGAGGATGAAGATG AGGATGGAGAGAATGATGACCTCGATGGTGAGGATGCGAGTGAGGGAGTCCTGGGGGAGGAAGATGAGGATTCAG acgaggatgatgatgatgaagaggaaGATGCCATTTCCATCACGG ATGATGacgaagatgaagatgatgacgatgatgatgatgatgagggggatgaggatgatgatgaagatgatgatggcgAGGTGGAGGGAGAAGAGGATGATGAGGGAGAGAGTGGATCGGAG gatgaagaagaagaggaagacttCGAGCCGGGGGATGATGATGAcgaggaggaggatgaagacgaggatgatgatgaggaggaagGTGAGCAGCAGCGAGGCGAGAAGCGGAAACGCGACGATGCGGACTTGGGGGACGAAGATGAAGATGACTAG
- the LOC118411231 gene encoding acidic leucine-rich nuclear phosphoprotein 32 family member B-like isoform X2 yields MEKRIELEKRGREPSQIKELNLDNCRSMMIEGLTDEFTNLEALSLINVGLTSLKGFPKLPSLKKLELSDNRIQGGLNLLSGSGKLTHLNLSGNKIKDLETLEPLKDFQTLKNLDLFNCEVTQIENYRENVFNLIPSLKYLDGYDRADKEADDSSVEDEDEDDEDEDEDGENDDLDGEDASEGVLGEEDEDSDEDDDDEEEDAISITDDDEDEDDDDDDDDEGDEDDDEDDDGEVEGEEDDEGESGSEWGPGVLQLLQMQQKDEEEEEDFEPGDDDDEEEDEDEDDDEEEGEQQRGEKRKRDDADLGDEDEDD; encoded by the exons ATGGAAAAGCGAATCGAGCTCGAGAAGAGGGGTCGGGAGCCTTCACAG ATCAAAGAGTTGAACCTGGACAACTGCCGGAGTATGATGATCGAAGGTTTGACGGACGAGTTCACCAACTTGGAAGCACTGTCACTCATCAACGTGGGCCTGACCAGTCTGAAGGGGTTCCCCAAATTACCTAGCCTCAAAAAG CTGGAGTTGAGTGACAACAGGATACAGGGCGGCTTGAATCTTCTGTCTGGCTCGGGCAAACTCACACATCTCAACCTTAGCGGAAACAAAATCAAGGACTTGGAAACATTAGAACCATTG AAAGATTTCCAGACCCTGAAGAACCTGGACTTGTTCAACTGTGAGGTCACGCAGATCGAAAACTACAGGGAGAACGTCTTCAACCTCATCCCCAGCCTCAAGTACTTGGACGGCTACGACAGAGCGGACAAGGAGGCGGATGACTCCAGTGTAGAGGATGAGGATGAAGATGACGAGGATGAAGATG AGGATGGAGAGAATGATGACCTCGATGGTGAGGATGCGAGTGAGGGAGTCCTGGGGGAGGAAGATGAGGATTCAG acgaggatgatgatgatgaagaggaaGATGCCATTTCCATCACGG ATGATGacgaagatgaagatgatgacgatgatgatgatgatgagggggatgaggatgatgatgaagatgatgatggcgAGGTGGAGGGAGAAGAGGATGATGAGGGAGAGAGTGGATCGGAG TGGGGGCCGGGAGTTCTGCAACTTCTGCAAATGCAGCAAAAG gatgaagaagaagaggaagacttCGAGCCGGGGGATGATGATGAcgaggaggaggatgaagacgaggatgatgatgaggaggaagGTGAGCAGCAGCGAGGCGAGAAGCGGAAACGCGACGATGCGGACTTGGGGGACGAAGATGAAGATGACTAG
- the LOC118411231 gene encoding acidic leucine-rich nuclear phosphoprotein 32 family member B-like isoform X7, whose translation MEKRIELEKRGREPSQIKELNLDNCRSMMIEGLTDEFTNLEALSLINVGLTSLKGFPKLPSLKKLELSDNRIQGGLNLLSGSGKLTHLNLSGNKIKDLETLEPLKDFQTLKNLDLFNCEVTQIENYRENVFNLIPSLKYLDGYDRADKEADDSSVEDEDEDDEDEDEDGENDDLDGEDASEGVLGEEDEDSDDDEDEDDDDDDDDEGDEDDDEDDDGEVEGEEDDEGESGSEDEEEEEDFEPGDDDDEEEDEDEDDDEEEGEQQRGEKRKRDDADLGDEDEDD comes from the exons ATGGAAAAGCGAATCGAGCTCGAGAAGAGGGGTCGGGAGCCTTCACAG ATCAAAGAGTTGAACCTGGACAACTGCCGGAGTATGATGATCGAAGGTTTGACGGACGAGTTCACCAACTTGGAAGCACTGTCACTCATCAACGTGGGCCTGACCAGTCTGAAGGGGTTCCCCAAATTACCTAGCCTCAAAAAG CTGGAGTTGAGTGACAACAGGATACAGGGCGGCTTGAATCTTCTGTCTGGCTCGGGCAAACTCACACATCTCAACCTTAGCGGAAACAAAATCAAGGACTTGGAAACATTAGAACCATTG AAAGATTTCCAGACCCTGAAGAACCTGGACTTGTTCAACTGTGAGGTCACGCAGATCGAAAACTACAGGGAGAACGTCTTCAACCTCATCCCCAGCCTCAAGTACTTGGACGGCTACGACAGAGCGGACAAGGAGGCGGATGACTCCAGTGTAGAGGATGAGGATGAAGATGACGAGGATGAAGATG AGGATGGAGAGAATGATGACCTCGATGGTGAGGATGCGAGTGAGGGAGTCCTGGGGGAGGAAGATGAGGATTCAG ATGATGacgaagatgaagatgatgacgatgatgatgatgatgagggggatgaggatgatgatgaagatgatgatggcgAGGTGGAGGGAGAAGAGGATGATGAGGGAGAGAGTGGATCGGAG gatgaagaagaagaggaagacttCGAGCCGGGGGATGATGATGAcgaggaggaggatgaagacgaggatgatgatgaggaggaagGTGAGCAGCAGCGAGGCGAGAAGCGGAAACGCGACGATGCGGACTTGGGGGACGAAGATGAAGATGACTAG
- the LOC118411231 gene encoding acidic leucine-rich nuclear phosphoprotein 32 family member B-like isoform X3 yields MEKRIELEKRGREPSQIKELNLDNCRSMMIEGLTDEFTNLEALSLINVGLTSLKGFPKLPSLKKLELSDNRIQGGLNLLSGSGKLTHLNLSGNKIKDLETLEPLKDFQTLKNLDLFNCEVTQIENYRENVFNLIPSLKYLDGYDRADKEADDSSVEDEDEDDEDEDEDGENDDLDGEDASEGVLGEEDEDSDEDDDDEEEDAISITDDDEDEDDDDDDDDEGDEDDDEDDDGEVEGEEDDEGESGSEVGLEYLYNKDIDDEEEEEDFEPGDDDDEEEDEDEDDDEEEGEQQRGEKRKRDDADLGDEDEDD; encoded by the exons ATGGAAAAGCGAATCGAGCTCGAGAAGAGGGGTCGGGAGCCTTCACAG ATCAAAGAGTTGAACCTGGACAACTGCCGGAGTATGATGATCGAAGGTTTGACGGACGAGTTCACCAACTTGGAAGCACTGTCACTCATCAACGTGGGCCTGACCAGTCTGAAGGGGTTCCCCAAATTACCTAGCCTCAAAAAG CTGGAGTTGAGTGACAACAGGATACAGGGCGGCTTGAATCTTCTGTCTGGCTCGGGCAAACTCACACATCTCAACCTTAGCGGAAACAAAATCAAGGACTTGGAAACATTAGAACCATTG AAAGATTTCCAGACCCTGAAGAACCTGGACTTGTTCAACTGTGAGGTCACGCAGATCGAAAACTACAGGGAGAACGTCTTCAACCTCATCCCCAGCCTCAAGTACTTGGACGGCTACGACAGAGCGGACAAGGAGGCGGATGACTCCAGTGTAGAGGATGAGGATGAAGATGACGAGGATGAAGATG AGGATGGAGAGAATGATGACCTCGATGGTGAGGATGCGAGTGAGGGAGTCCTGGGGGAGGAAGATGAGGATTCAG acgaggatgatgatgatgaagaggaaGATGCCATTTCCATCACGG ATGATGacgaagatgaagatgatgacgatgatgatgatgatgagggggatgaggatgatgatgaagatgatgatggcgAGGTGGAGGGAGAAGAGGATGATGAGGGAGAGAGTGGATCGGAGGTGGGGCTCGAATACCTCTACAACAAGGACATAGAC gatgaagaagaagaggaagacttCGAGCCGGGGGATGATGATGAcgaggaggaggatgaagacgaggatgatgatgaggaggaagGTGAGCAGCAGCGAGGCGAGAAGCGGAAACGCGACGATGCGGACTTGGGGGACGAAGATGAAGATGACTAG
- the LOC118411231 gene encoding acidic leucine-rich nuclear phosphoprotein 32 family member B-like isoform X1 produces the protein MEKRIELEKRGREPSQIKELNLDNCRSMMIEGLTDEFTNLEALSLINVGLTSLKGFPKLPSLKKLELSDNRIQGGLNLLSGSGKLTHLNLSGNKIKDLETLEPLKDFQTLKNLDLFNCEVTQIENYRENVFNLIPSLKYLDGYDRADKEADDSSVEDEDEDDEDEDEDGENDDLDGEDASEGVLGEEDEDSDEDDDDEEEDAISITDDDEDEDDDDDDDDEGDEDDDEDDDGEVEGEEDDEGESGSEVGLEYLYNKDIDWGPGVLQLLQMQQKDEEEEEDFEPGDDDDEEEDEDEDDDEEEGEQQRGEKRKRDDADLGDEDEDD, from the exons ATGGAAAAGCGAATCGAGCTCGAGAAGAGGGGTCGGGAGCCTTCACAG ATCAAAGAGTTGAACCTGGACAACTGCCGGAGTATGATGATCGAAGGTTTGACGGACGAGTTCACCAACTTGGAAGCACTGTCACTCATCAACGTGGGCCTGACCAGTCTGAAGGGGTTCCCCAAATTACCTAGCCTCAAAAAG CTGGAGTTGAGTGACAACAGGATACAGGGCGGCTTGAATCTTCTGTCTGGCTCGGGCAAACTCACACATCTCAACCTTAGCGGAAACAAAATCAAGGACTTGGAAACATTAGAACCATTG AAAGATTTCCAGACCCTGAAGAACCTGGACTTGTTCAACTGTGAGGTCACGCAGATCGAAAACTACAGGGAGAACGTCTTCAACCTCATCCCCAGCCTCAAGTACTTGGACGGCTACGACAGAGCGGACAAGGAGGCGGATGACTCCAGTGTAGAGGATGAGGATGAAGATGACGAGGATGAAGATG AGGATGGAGAGAATGATGACCTCGATGGTGAGGATGCGAGTGAGGGAGTCCTGGGGGAGGAAGATGAGGATTCAG acgaggatgatgatgatgaagaggaaGATGCCATTTCCATCACGG ATGATGacgaagatgaagatgatgacgatgatgatgatgatgagggggatgaggatgatgatgaagatgatgatggcgAGGTGGAGGGAGAAGAGGATGATGAGGGAGAGAGTGGATCGGAGGTGGGGCTCGAATACCTCTACAACAAGGACATAGAC TGGGGGCCGGGAGTTCTGCAACTTCTGCAAATGCAGCAAAAG gatgaagaagaagaggaagacttCGAGCCGGGGGATGATGATGAcgaggaggaggatgaagacgaggatgatgatgaggaggaagGTGAGCAGCAGCGAGGCGAGAAGCGGAAACGCGACGATGCGGACTTGGGGGACGAAGATGAAGATGACTAG
- the LOC118411231 gene encoding acidic leucine-rich nuclear phosphoprotein 32 family member B-like isoform X6 — MMIEGLTDEFTNLEALSLINVGLTSLKGFPKLPSLKKLELSDNRIQGGLNLLSGSGKLTHLNLSGNKIKDLETLEPLKDFQTLKNLDLFNCEVTQIENYRENVFNLIPSLKYLDGYDRADKEADDSSVEDEDEDDEDEDEDGENDDLDGEDASEGVLGEEDEDSDEDDDDEEEDAISITDDDEDEDDDDDDDDEGDEDDDEDDDGEVEGEEDDEGESGSEVGLEYLYNKDIDWGPGVLQLLQMQQKDEEEEEDFEPGDDDDEEEDEDEDDDEEEGEQQRGEKRKRDDADLGDEDEDD, encoded by the exons ATGATGATCGAAGGTTTGACGGACGAGTTCACCAACTTGGAAGCACTGTCACTCATCAACGTGGGCCTGACCAGTCTGAAGGGGTTCCCCAAATTACCTAGCCTCAAAAAG CTGGAGTTGAGTGACAACAGGATACAGGGCGGCTTGAATCTTCTGTCTGGCTCGGGCAAACTCACACATCTCAACCTTAGCGGAAACAAAATCAAGGACTTGGAAACATTAGAACCATTG AAAGATTTCCAGACCCTGAAGAACCTGGACTTGTTCAACTGTGAGGTCACGCAGATCGAAAACTACAGGGAGAACGTCTTCAACCTCATCCCCAGCCTCAAGTACTTGGACGGCTACGACAGAGCGGACAAGGAGGCGGATGACTCCAGTGTAGAGGATGAGGATGAAGATGACGAGGATGAAGATG AGGATGGAGAGAATGATGACCTCGATGGTGAGGATGCGAGTGAGGGAGTCCTGGGGGAGGAAGATGAGGATTCAG acgaggatgatgatgatgaagaggaaGATGCCATTTCCATCACGG ATGATGacgaagatgaagatgatgacgatgatgatgatgatgagggggatgaggatgatgatgaagatgatgatggcgAGGTGGAGGGAGAAGAGGATGATGAGGGAGAGAGTGGATCGGAGGTGGGGCTCGAATACCTCTACAACAAGGACATAGAC TGGGGGCCGGGAGTTCTGCAACTTCTGCAAATGCAGCAAAAG gatgaagaagaagaggaagacttCGAGCCGGGGGATGATGATGAcgaggaggaggatgaagacgaggatgatgatgaggaggaagGTGAGCAGCAGCGAGGCGAGAAGCGGAAACGCGACGATGCGGACTTGGGGGACGAAGATGAAGATGACTAG